GAGGACGAACACATCCACCTCGTGCTCCCCGACCCGGACGTCCCCCGGAGTCGGCGCCTCGTCGAGTTCCACGACGCGGGTGGCACGGTCGTGGTCCAGGGTCCCGAGCGCGTCGCGCTCGTCGGCCCCAACGGTGCCGGAAAGTCCACACTCCTCCAGCATCTCGTCCACGGCACCGCCGGAGACCCGGACCGGGTGAGCGGTGTGTTGCTGACCGAACGAGTCGGGTACCTCCCGCAGCGGCTCGACAACCTCGACGGAGCCGCGAGCGCACTGGAGAACGTGCAGAAGGTCGCGCCCGGCACATCCGCGGGCACGATCCGCAATCAGCTCGCCCGTCTGCTGCTGCGTGGGAGCAGCGTCGACCGGCCAGTCGCCACCCTCTCCGGCGGAGAACGCTTCCGTGTCTCGCTTGCCAAGCTGCTCCTGGCAGACCCACCCGCGCAACTGCTGATCCTCGACGAGCCGACGAACAATCTCGACATCTCCAGCGTCGAGCAACTCGCCGAGGCACTCGACGGCTACCGCGGGGCGATCCTGATCGTCAGCCACGACTACGAGTTCCTGCGTCGGGTCGGGATCGACATCGTCTTGGAACTCGACGAGAACGGACGGATCCACCGTCGCGGCACACTGAGCGCTGGGGATGATGTCGGGGCGTGACATGACTTCCCGACCTGATGGTTCGCGGTCGGGAGGGCAGCGAGACTGGTGTGCGTACGACGCCGGACATCCTGGGCATGTACACGAAACTGCCACTCGGGAAGTACGCCCGTCCGGCTTCGATCGTCCGAACGAAATACAGATCAGTTCGGATACTCGCTAACTCGGAAGGGGGGATCGCCCGCCCGCTGCGCACACAACGATCGTCTGCAGCCGCGGGCGGGCGTCCCGAACGGTAACGACCTCGGCGCTGGGAAGGCAGCGAAGTACCGGCGGTGCCCGGAACTGACGTGCCCGTAGTTGCAGGACAAAGTCAGGCTTCGGCGGGAACGAGTGGTTTGACGATGCCCGGTAGCTGTGTCTTGGCGGTCTCGGAGAGCTTGTGCCCCCAATAGCTTGGGCGGGTGTAGGTGCGCGCGACCCAGCTCAGATCGTCGACCGTCAATCCCCCATACCCGTATTCGATTTGGAGCCCCGATGGGCTTCCGATGTATACGGAGGTCACCATGTCGTTCGTGTGTCGGCCGAGGGACTGCATGATCTCGACGTCGTGCTCGTCAAGTAGGTCGATCAGCCGCCCGAGGTCATCCATCTGCTCGACCTCGAGCATCAGGTGGTTGAAGCCGACGTGGCCCGGAAGTTCGGACAGCGCGAGTGAATGGTGGCGTCCGTTGACGTGATAGAAGCGGACGTTGAAGTACTTCGTGGTTATGCGATCGGACAGGCGAAATCCGAGGATGTCGACGTAGAACTCGTTGGCCTCTTCGATGTTCGGCACTTGGAAGACGATGTGTCCGAGCCCCTGGTCGCCGGTGACAAACCCGCCACGCATCGTTCGTCCGGGCGTGAACGACAACGGCGTTGCCGCCTTTCCCCAGCTGAGTTCGTGGCGGATGCCCCAAGGGTCCGCGAACCACGCCAGTTCTGCCACCTGGCGTTCGCGAGTGAGTTCAGCGTCTCCCCAGTGCACTGTCACGCCGTGGGATTCGAGATGACGAGTGAATGCGTGGAGATCGGTCTCGTTTGCGAGTCCCCAACCGGCGTAGAGAAACTCGTCCTCAGGAGCCGGGTGGATGGCGATGCGATAGTTGATGTCGTCGACAGCGAGGCGCACGGCGCCACCCGGGCCATCCGAAGCGAGCATCGCACCGAGGAGTTTGGTGCCGTAGTTGCGCCAGTCCTCGGCTCGTGGCGAGCCGATTCCGATGTACGACAGTTCTTGAATCATTACGTTCCCCCTTCGATCGGGACGATCTGGGCGGTGTCGTTTGACAAGTCCCCCACCACCGTCCGTAGTCCGACACGAGCGAAGATACATGGCAATACCAACCATTGGCAATGCCATGTATTGACTCTTTGAGGTGCCCCTGCCCGTTCACTCCGCACAGAGGCCGGCCTGAGGTTAGGGCTCGGGCCGCTCACGGCTACGCATCCGCTCGGCGCCACCAATGCCGGCAGCACTCACCCGATCGTTGGAAAATGCAATCATTAGGGAGCCCTATAGTTGGTCCATGAGTTCGCCCGACTACGCTCCCAGTCTGTCGCGCCGGCCCGGTTTCGTCTTCGTCCGTGCAGCGCTGAGGGTCCGGCAGGTTTACGCAGACGCACTCGCGGACGTCGGCCTTCTCCCGAACCATCACGCAATACTGAGCACGCTCGAAGAGCTCGGGCCATGCCACCAGAAGGAGCTTGCGAGCAGGGTCGTCGTGGACCAAGGCGATATCGTCGCGTACCTCGACGGGCTCCAGAACAACGGACACGTCATCCGCGAGCGGGACCCGAACGACAGGCGCCGTCAGATCGTCACGATCACCGATACCGGCCGAGGCAAGCTCGCCGAAGGCGATCACGCACTTGACCGCGTCGAAGCCCAAATGTTCTCGGCCATAAGCGCAAAGGATCGCGACCATCTCACCAGAATCGCGGCCAGCCTGTACACGGCAGCACACTCCGGCTCTCCGGAGCAATAGGTAGATTCAGCTCAGCGGACTGATGATCATGCGAAACGCCCAGACACGAGTCTTCAGCTGGCTAGGCTGCGCCCCATGGCACGGTGGAGGACCTCGAAAGCAGCAGCGCCCCTATCAGCTCTGACCGCCAGGTGGGTAAGACAGCGGAAGTCTGATAGCACTGCGCCGCAACGGATTAAAGTGCCTACTTTGTCAGATCATCATGGCCGGGCTTTCCCCGTTGATCCTCGCCGGTTGCACTTCAGGGGACTCAAACGCTGAACCCTCCGCGAGCGGAGTCGAATCGGTGGCACCGGTCACCGCGACCGCAGGCACAGACGAATGCGATGCAGTGGCGAAGCAGGCTGATGAGCTGTACGGAAACGAATGGCTCCGGGCTTACAAGCAGGATCCGTCCCCGGGTGTGACCCTTCGGCGCTGTCACTACTCGAGCACAGAGAAGGGTATCGAACCAGTACCGCCATCATCGGTTGTCACCGTTGACGTTGATGTCCGGAC
This genomic stretch from Prescottella soli harbors:
- a CDS encoding MarR family winged helix-turn-helix transcriptional regulator, producing MSSPDYAPSLSRRPGFVFVRAALRVRQVYADALADVGLLPNHHAILSTLEELGPCHQKELASRVVVDQGDIVAYLDGLQNNGHVIRERDPNDRRRQIVTITDTGRGKLAEGDHALDRVEAQMFSAISAKDRDHLTRIAASLYTAAHSGSPEQ
- a CDS encoding VOC family protein, translating into MIQELSYIGIGSPRAEDWRNYGTKLLGAMLASDGPGGAVRLAVDDINYRIAIHPAPEDEFLYAGWGLANETDLHAFTRHLESHGVTVHWGDAELTRERQVAELAWFADPWGIRHELSWGKAATPLSFTPGRTMRGGFVTGDQGLGHIVFQVPNIEEANEFYVDILGFRLSDRITTKYFNVRFYHVNGRHHSLALSELPGHVGFNHLMLEVEQMDDLGRLIDLLDEHDVEIMQSLGRHTNDMVTSVYIGSPSGLQIEYGYGGLTVDDLSWVARTYTRPSYWGHKLSETAKTQLPGIVKPLVPAEA